From Oncorhynchus keta strain PuntledgeMale-10-30-2019 chromosome 8, Oket_V2, whole genome shotgun sequence:
ctttaaacagcttggaaaattccaaaaaatgctgtcatggctttaaaagcttctgataggctaattgacataatttgagtcaattggaggtgtagctgtggatgtatttcaaggcctaccctaaaactcagtgcctctttgcttgacattatgggagatcaaaagaaatcagccaagacctcagaaaaaagattgtagacctccacaagtctggttcatccttgggagcaatttccaaatgcctgaaggtaccacgtgcgcaagtataaacaccatgggaccacgcagctgtcataccgcttaggaaggagacgccttctgtcacctagagatgaacgtactttggtgcgaaaagttcaaatcaaccccagaacaacagcaaacgatcttgtgaagatgcgggtggaaacaggtacaaaagtatatatatccacagtaaaacgagtcctatatcgacataacctgaaaggccgctcagcaaggaagaagccactgctccaaaaccatcataagaaagccagactacggtttgcaactgcacatggggacaaatattgtactttttggagaaatgtcatctagtctgatgaaacaaaaatagaactgtttggccataatgttaggaggaaacagggggaggcttgcaatccgaagaacaccatcccaactgtgaagcccgggggtggcaacatcatgttgtggagggtgctttgctgcaggaaggactggtgcacttcacaaaatagagggTGGAAAAATGAGAGGGGGGGGgaactatgtggatatattgaaactatatctcaagacattagtcaggaaggttaagcttggttgcaaatgggtcttccaaatggacaatgaccccaggcatacttccaaagttgtggaaaaatggcttaaggactacaaagtcaaggtattggagtggccatcacaaagccctgacctcaaccctatagaaaatttgtgggtagaactgaaaaagcgtgtgcgagcaaggaggcctacaaacctcactcagttacaccagctctgtcaggaggaataggccaaaagtcacccaacttattgtgggaagcttgtggaaggctacctgaaacgtttgatccaagttcaACCATTTCAAGACAATgcgaccaaatactaattgactgtatgtaaacttctgacccactgggaatgtgatgaaagaaataaaagctgaaataaatcattctctctactaattattctgacatttcacattcttaaaacaaagtggagatcctaactgacctaagacagggaatttttacgaggattaaatgtcaggaatttttaAAAACAGAGTTTTTAACTGTATTTgattaaggtgtatgtaaacttccaacttcaactgtatgtattacaTTAATGTTACATTATGTTACATTACATGAATGTTATGGTATGTATGTggcaactgtatgtgtgtgagtttgatcATGTGTCCATTAGGACTATGGATTGGGGTTTTTTATCAGCAGGAATTAGATTGATCAATTAATGCTCAGCTTTTATTACATAAGCTGGGATCCGCATTATGCAGCTGTTACAAGagcgcatttttcactggctgtccactggtttcaaaaacaatgattgataggcagcttctcaaattcaaccattattgggttcaaatacacagtttctgaacagccatccacaacaaccacaatccgtatgGCGCAAATAGATAAATGAGAGGGCAGCAGTGTGATTCAAATCAATATCAATAATAAGTCCTGTCCGTATCGCCGTAGACTACCACTGCTCTAATCCTTACCTCCTAACGTTTAATCAAGTTGGAACATCTTTAGATGCCGACAGTAGTCGCACCATTGGAGGACATGGCTTGGACGGTATCCCACAAAAGTCTATTCCTGCCTCTTTCCCGCgctccatcaaacacatttggtgtgtcatcgtaGTGGTCTCAGGTGGAACAAACGTAAACTtatgccttttttcaatgctgattttgaatgtcattgagaaaaaaGAAGTGTCAAAGATCCCCGAGTGTGCTGCGCAATCCAAAGCGCCTCTcactcacaggctacaagtgaagacagacacatcagggatGCAACTGCGTgcatccttatccaattccgagatGCATATTGAAggtattggaagaactgtccacatttgcTTTCCTTCAGCCAACAAGATCAGTAGACCTAACGAACAGTAAAAGCACTAGACTATGTCAAtttactatcccccatagtacaaagtCGACCTATTCTGTGCgttagatcccaaattaataaaATCAGTAGcataaaaaaaactttttttatgCAATGTGGCTCACacaacagatcagaatgtttatAAACtataggctatttcttcacattataggTGCAGTAATGTTCACAATGCATGTCCCATTAgcagaaaacaccattatcaacaGTGACCGCAAATGCAATTGTGcattttattataaaggtgcatttttacgGTGAAAATTAAGCTCACGCACTGCTTATacatgccagttaggctctacactccttgtaaagcggattaatgtacTTCATTTTGAGAAGTTATTGGCCTCCCGAGTGAtgtagtggtctaaggcactgcatcgcaatgctagctgtgccactagagatcctggttcgagtccagcctctgtcacagccggccacaaccgggagacccatggggcggcgcacaattggcccagcgtcgtccgggttaggagagggtttggctggcagggatatTCTTGTCCCAtctcgctctagcgactcctgtggcgggccgggcacaatgcacgctgacacggttgccaggtgtttcctttgacacattggtgcggctggcttctgggttaagcggagCAGTGctgcttggctgggttgtgtttcggagttGCAGCGAttggacaagactgtaactaccaagtgataatattgtcacccatcagactgttcTTGATTTAaacttgtctttacatatactaaataatatatgtgtgacatttgttttgatttagaatagaCCATCATGCATCATGTCTCGAaacaggggcaggggaaaaaTACATGTAAAGTATGCACTTAAATggcgaatggaggacgcttttccctgtggtttattttcatgccagccaggtaggatATACTCCcgttgtaaatataagcaatgtgcttagtATTAGgagagttgagaaataaatacagtaggtcTAGCCTATTAGCAGCAATCAGTCTGTTTTCTCCTGCAATTCGattgcctatagaaatgttgtgcaacatgagctcatgggctctcatgaagtgtttgattagattatCCAAAATGTTTGCATTGATGTTAGTGATTAGTGGGAAAATAGaatgctgagtaccaggcagttagcatgTTTGGTAGGttactaatgaccagcagcactatcagagcttggagaagcctaattaccgtcaCTAAATGGTCATGTataatttgactgccttcatgactcgtgaccgctggtgtggcggtaatacggtcacagCAACAGCGCGAGCTGTGCCTCAGAAGTGCTACACCAAATGATATATTTTGTAATCAAAGCTCaagttttgaaatataatatggtcGAGAAGAACAATATTGGCAAGCCAGTTAcagaactgttttttttttaggttAATGGTATGTTCTTTAAGTCTGGTTTAAAAACTAATTGTGCGGTAGATCTCGGCACTGGTTTAGGTGATAAGCTAGGGATTAAAGAGATACCAGGGTTGTATTCTTTAGGACACAGTGTAGCAAAACGGAAATGATGAGAAATACGAAAAGAAACCATCTTTTTtgttattggacaaattcagataGACAAGCAGGGAGGGACTGTTTCCTTCCGTTTTGTGCCTAATGAATACGTCCCCGGCCATATTACCCTGTTTTTAGGAGTGACATTAACAGTGTGTCTCTCCTCCCCAGGCCTAGTGGTGCAGCATGTGATGACCCACGCCCAGAACAAAGGTTCTCTTAGCCAGAGTCGTAGCACAGTGACGCAGGAACACTGCCCCGATAGGCCACATGGTGAGACCATGGGCGGGGCCTGGCCTGAGCGCACGCTGCGATTCGGCAGGACCATGAAGAAGGGCGGAACTAAGCGAGGAAGGGGCGGGGTTAAAGAGAtgatggacaggagggagaagaCTCCGGAGCGGAATAGGAGGCGGAGCAGGAAATCTTATCCCTTACGAGGAAGGGGAGGTGCTCCGGAGGAGGAGGGACTTAGCTGTCACGTTTTGCTCACCCGACTGGAGAAGGATATCCAGGAGCAGGAGGACACCAGTGAGAGGGGGAATGATTCGCCAACTCAACCGTCCGTCAATCCTGAATCGCGGAGCAAGAAACTGGACAAAGGAAAAGACAAAGCCAAGGGGAAAGTCCTGGCAAAGAAGATGATACCAAAAACTAAATCAAAAAGCACCAGTGATGAGCAGGGGTCGCCATTTCCAGAGCCACGTAAGCGACGGCTAGCTTCTCTCAACGCTGAGGCTGTGAACAGTCTGCTGTTGGAGAGACCTAACGAGACCCAGCCGGCTTCTAAACAGGCCAGGAGACAGCAGGATGAGCCTACCAGCGGTGAGTCGTTCCTGGGGACAGATGCAGCCAGGCGCGGGGTGACCGGCAGTCCTATTGCTCCAAGAGACAGCAGCAAGGCCTCCGCATCGCACAAGCCTGACCCGTGCCAAAGCTCCAGGAAGACTAAGAAGGTCTCCAAGAAACCGGCCAAACCAGACAGAGGACAGAAGAAAGAGATGATGACTTTACAAATGTTACACACCCCTGCTCCCCGACGGCTAGCTGGACTCAACGCTGCCGCGCTGCTAAGGTTAACGAGCACCTCGGCGACTAGCAAACAGCGAGTGAAAACGACATCAACGACTACGACGATGGACTGCAAGGCTACGAGCACCGCATCAGTTGACGTGAAGCAGAAGCAACCGCAACGGCGACCGAATCTTAAAACGTGCAGTCGCCAGCCTAAGCAGAAGGGAAGGCAGTTGATTCCAGAAGAGGTAGGCTGTTCTGCCTGCAAGAAGTCCAACTTCAAGAAGCCCAAAGTGGAGTGGGAGTCTGGCGGTTGCACCCACCGGCTAACCAAACCAGGCTACCAGTCGCGCAGCATGCTAGCCTACCCGTTGAAGCCCGTCGTCAAAGAGGAGCAGGTGGAGGCAGAGCTGAGCCCATACTACTGCTGTCCCCCGGAGGGCTCTGTGGAGTACTGCCATCGCCTGGCCTTGTTCCTGGGTCAGCAGGCCTACGCCGACTCTGAAGAACGACCTTTAAACTCTGCCCTAACCTCTGTGAAACGGGAGTGCCTAGTGACGTCACCCTCCCATCCCCACTCCCATGCAGCCCTGACCCTCAGCCCCCACCCCTGCCTCTGCACCGCTGACCCCGCCTGCTTCTCCAGCTACTACGTCCACATCGCCCATCCTACACACCCTGGAGCTCCATCAGCCAACCTCAGCTCGCGACCTCTGAACTTTGGCTCCTCGACACTGTGTCCCGGTAGGGTGTCTGGCTCCAAGCTGCTGGGTCCTCCGGTGTCCCATTCCTCGACACTGGCCCATCCTGCCTTCTGTGGCTCAGTGGGCACTCCCTGCTACAGCGAGGCCTGTCGGGTCAGCGGCTACACATACAGAGCCATGCAGCCGGTCAACAGCAGGGGTTGCTCTTTCTCCACAGGCTGCTCCGGGTGTACACACAGCATCAAGACAGGTAAGAGGAGGAcacatggaatgtaggcctactgaCTAGGCCTCTATATGCTGATTTAAAAAGTAGTGGTAGTTTGGAATTATTTAGTGCATGTACTGTAAATATAATTTATAAGGGAATTCTAACTCATTGAGCACACACTCAAAGGCACATCCATTGTTTATGCTTCTCAGATTACAAATGAGGATGTGTTATTATCACCTGTGTGTTCTCGCCATTTGGCGTGATAGTGACTGAATTATGTTTATTTTCTTACAAGAGCAAGACAtttttgtctctctgtcccagacaTTGAGTACATTGCAGTAAACAAACAGTATCTACAGGGAATCAGAGAAAAGCATGACATAGGACTCGAGTTAGGCCTATGTAGCATAACATCTAGTGAGGCCTATGTAGCATAACATCAAGTGAGGCCTATGTAGCATAACATCAAGTGAGGCCTATGTAGCATAACATCAAGTGAGGCCTATGTAGCATAACATCTAGTGAGGCCTATGTAGCATTACATC
This genomic window contains:
- the LOC118387067 gene encoding bromo adjacent homology domain-containing 1 protein-like isoform X1 yields the protein MTHAQNKGSLSQSRSTVTQEHCPDRPHGETMGGAWPERTLRFGRTMKKGGTKRGRGGVKEMMDRREKTPERNRRRSRKSYPLRGRGGAPEEEGLSCHVLLTRLEKDIQEQEDTSERGNDSPTQPSVNPESRSKKLDKGKDKAKGKVLAKKMIPKTKSKSTSDEQGSPFPEPRKRRLASLNAEAVNSLLLERPNETQPASKQARRQQDEPTSGESFLGTDAARRGVTGSPIAPRDSSKASASHKPDPCQSSRKTKKVSKKPAKPDRGQKKEMMTLQMLHTPAPRRLAGLNAAALLRLTSTSATSKQRVKTTSTTTTMDCKATSTASVDVKQKQPQRRPNLKTCSRQPKQKGRQLIPEEVGCSACKKSNFKKPKVEWESGGCTHRLTKPGYQSRSMLAYPLKPVVKEEQVEAELSPYYCCPPEGSVEYCHRLALFLGQQAYADSEERPLNSALTSVKRECLVTSPSHPHSHAALTLSPHPCLCTADPACFSSYYVHIAHPTHPGAPSANLSSRPLNFGSSTLCPGRVSGSKLLGPPVSHSSTLAHPAFCGSVGTPCYSEACRVSGYTYRAMQPVNSRGCSFSTGCSGCTHSIKTEGYSSPQGDHNPSLLVSPSLPLSGCPLPTTPSSTQAKPRLLTPLSDRSVPQARLKLARECPQGSKPPNGSLSMGRTRLSQKQAAPTHNLSPAKQKRVSHRRATNGWLPVGVPTEKEVFIAGEDETALRQCYEGVQRDGEVIRVRDTVLLRAGPRKKSLPYVAKISALWEDPKSGELMMSLFWYYRPEHTQGVRDPSMHCENEIFASRHQDENSVACIEDRCYVLPLAQYCRFCALVKRRAEGVPPGAARVVPCPSDFDPPDHRQVPADIDPELVYLCRHVYDFRYGRILKNLQ
- the LOC118387067 gene encoding bromo adjacent homology domain-containing 1 protein-like isoform X2, producing MTHAQNKGSLSQSRSTVTQEHCPDRPHGETMGGAWPERTLRFGRTMKKGGTKRGRGGVKEMMDRREKTPERNRRRSRKSYPLRGRGGAPEEEGLSCHVLLTRLEKDIQEQEDTSERGNDSPTQPSVNPESRSKKLDKGKDKAKGKVLAKKMIPKTKSKSTSDEQGSPFPEPRKRRLASLNAEAVNSLLLERPNETQPASKQARRQQDEPTSGESFLGTDAARRGVTGSPIAPRDSSKASASHKPDPCQSSRKTKKVSKKPAKPDRGQKKEMMTLQMLHTPAPRRLAGLNAAALLRLTSTSATSKQRVKTTSTTTTMDCKATSTASVDVKQKQPQRRPNLKTCSRQPKQKGRQLIPEEVGCSACKKSNFKKPKVEWESGGCTHRLTKPGYQSRSMLAYPLKPVVKEEQVEAELSPYYCCPPEGSVEYCHRLALFLGQQAYADSEERPLNSALTSVKRECLVTSPSHPHSHAALTLSPHPCLCTADPACFSSYYVHIAHPTHPGAPSANLSSRPLNFGSSTLCPGRVSGSKLLGPPVSHSSTLAHPAFCGSVGTPCYSEACRVSGYTYRAMQPVNSRGCSFSTGCSGCTHSIKTGCPLPTTPSSTQAKPRLLTPLSDRSVPQARLKLARECPQGSKPPNGSLSMGRTRLSQKQAAPTHNLSPAKQKRVSHRRATNGWLPVGVPTEKEVFIAGEDETALRQCYEGVQRDGEVIRVRDTVLLRAGPRKKSLPYVAKISALWEDPKSGELMMSLFWYYRPEHTQGVRDPSMHCENEIFASRHQDENSVACIEDRCYVLPLAQYCRFCALVKRRAEGVPPGAARVVPCPSDFDPPDHRQVPADIDPELVYLCRHVYDFRYGRILKNLQ